The following proteins come from a genomic window of Triticum aestivum cultivar Chinese Spring chromosome 6A, IWGSC CS RefSeq v2.1, whole genome shotgun sequence:
- the LOC123132660 gene encoding uncharacterized protein, with the protein MDCNKEEAIRAKALAERKLLEKDFVGAKKLIIKAQQLFSEIDNISQMLTVCDVHCAAGTKVNGELDWYGILQVPAFTNDDTLIKKQYRKLALLLHPDKNKFAGAEAAFKLVGEANMTLTDSSKRSAYDMKRRVSVRVGAARPSPYQQSRRAAPVRPVNLHQPSNSAGTQQTFWTMCSSCGMRYQYYTAMLKKAIRCQSCLKPFIAHDINEQAVPSGADRQYAGVKNAGAPQNFAGRQTNAPGQQAWNNATPGVHANYGSHKAAANTNKKKGEGGNSASAAGVPNEKAKFARTSKGSSAAGLKRGRRAVSESSDSETTTDSEEEITVDGAAANNAKPSQHSRRSSRQKQEVKYKEDSEDEDIGDDGNDDDDNNVSSSNFKRLRKGGVLHGDDQSSTPKFDEDKTGHNGHTNGLNHEKEETSNSVSSNGLDPNLDDASDEEKFSCADPEFFNFDELRDVSQFRPNQIWAVYDSHGCMPRFYARITKVKMAPKFIVHFVWLELDPTNEAELAWSRAELPVACGHFKHGTSDTAKEANMFSQTISCAKSKTKNSYEIYPRKGEVWALHKGWDIGWSSDADSHTDFEYELVQVVTDFTTSTSIIVVPLVKIKGFVSLFMQSKEATPCVIPQDNTLRFSHCVPHHLMRGTEREGIPEGAIELDPAALPLNLEEAFASVVLESTVKGKGVDTKYAGSSSGINSGKGSEKVGEVPHATCMNTGLFTRATKEENKEHHTPSTVEGVDVNEESDGIVQDEFECPDSEFYEFTEIRSIQKFEPGQIWALYSDMDKFPNYYAIIKKVDLKNNKVQVKWLDLCPRGEEEKRLTGKEDRTLACGIFKVSSGNDGTTTYTGTESFSHPVVARSTGRKNEYEIIPRFRDIWAVYKNWRAGWTAEDFKNCEYEFVEIVGQTDSSIQVQPLGKVDGYRAVFRRGADVKTISKDEYPKFAHHVPCFRLTNEKAGKLRGCFELDPYSVPEVFLYTS; encoded by the coding sequence ATGGACTGCAACAAAGAGGAAGCTATTAGAGCAAAAGCTCTGGCTGAAAGAAAATTGCTGGAGAAGGATTTTGTTGGTGCAAAAAAATTGATCATCAAAGCACAACAACTGTTCTCAGAGATTGACAATATTTCACAAATGTTAACTGTCTGTGATGTTCATTGTGCTGCTGGAACGAAGGTTAATGGAGAGCTTGACTGGTATGGGATACTTCAGGTACCTGCTTTCACGAATGATGACACACTAATAAAGAAGCAATACCGTAAGCTTGCGCTTTTGCTGCATCCCGACAAGAACAAGTTTGCAGGTGCAGAGGCAGCATTTAAATTAGTGGGAGAAGCAAACATGACGCTTACAGACAGCTCAAAACGTTCTGCCTATGACATGAAAAGGAGAGTCTCAGTCAGAGTTGGTGCAGCAAGACCATCCCCTTATCAGCAGTCAAGGAGAGCTGCTCCTGTTAGACCTGTGAATCTTCATCAGCCCTCAAATTCTGCAGGGACACAACAAACATTCTGGACCATGTGTTCAAGTTGTGGCATGAGATATCAGTACTACACTGCGATGTTGAAGAAAGCTATCCGTTGTCAGAGTTGTTTGAAGCCTTTTATTGCACATGATATAAATGAGCAAGCTGTTCCTTCTGGGGCAGATCGACAGTATGCTGGGGTAAAAAATGCAGGGGCACCACAGAATTTTGCAGGCCGGCAGACAAATGCCCCAGGTCAACAGGCTTGGAATAATGCCACTCCAGGGGTTCATGCTAATTATGGATCTCATAAGGCAGCTGCAAATACAAACAAAAAGAAGGGGGAAGGTGGTAATAGCGCTAGTGCTGCAGGTGTACCAAATGAGAAAGCAAAATTTGCTCGGACTTCAAAAGGTTCATCAGCTGCAGGATTGAAAAGGGGCAGGAGAGCCGTGTCTGAATCTAGTGATTCGGAGACCACCACTGATAGTGAAGAAGAGATcactgtagatggtgctgctgcaaATAATGCAAAGCCGAGTCAACACAGCCGCAGGTCAAGTAGGCAGAAGCAAGAAGTTAAGTATAAGGAAGATAGTGAAGACGAGGATATTGGTGATGATGGTAATGATGACGACGATAATAATGTCAGTTCTTCCAATTTCAAAAGGTTAAGGAAAGGTGGTGTGTTGCATGGTGATGATCAAAGCAGCACACCAAAGTTTGATGAAGACAAAACTGGGCATAATGGTCACACAAATGGTCTTAATCACGAGAAAGAAGAAACATCCAATTCTGTCAGCAGCAATGGTCTAGACCCAAACCTTGATGATGCTTCAGATGAGGAAAAATTTAGCTGCGCAGATCCTGAATTTTTTAACTTTGACGAACTTCGAGATGTAAGTCAGTTTAGACCCAACCAGATCTGGGCTGTCTATGATAGTCATGGCTGCATGCCAAGATTTTATGCTCGAATTACAAAGGTAAAAATGGCCCCAAAGTTTATAGTACACTTTGTTTGGCTGGAATTGGATCCCACAAATGAAGCAGAGCTGGCATGGTCACGCGCAGAACTGCCTGTTGCTTGTGGACATTTTAAGCATGGAACATCAGACACAGCTAAAGAAGCTAATATGTTTTCCCAAACTATTTCCTGTGCGAAAAGCAAGACAAAAAACTCGTATGAGATATATCCTAGGAAAGGTGAAGTTTGGGCCCTGCACAAGGGATGGGACATCGGCTGGAGTTCGGATGCTGATAGCCACACAGATTTTGAGTATGAACTTGTTCAAGTTGTCACGGATTTCACAACCAGCACTAGCATCATTGTCGTGCCACTTGTAAAAATAAAAGGCTTTGTTAGCTTATTTATGCAGTCGAAAGAGGCAACTCCATGTGTGATACCTCAGGATAACACACTAAGATTTTCTCATTGCGTCCCTCATCATCTCATGCGCGGGACTGAAAGAGAAGGCATTCCAGAAGGAGCTATTGAACTTGATCCTGCAGCGCTTCCCCTTAACTTGGAAGAGGCTTTTGCTTCTGTTGTTCTGGAAAGCACAGTAAAAGGCAAGGGGGTTGATACCAAGTATGCTGGTTCATCCAGTGGAATTAATTCTGGCAAGGGGTCTGAGAAGGTCGGGGAGGTGCCACATGCTACATGTATGAATACAGGGCTCTTTACAAGAGCAACAAAGGAAGAGAACAAAGAGCATCATACTCCATCTACTGTAGAAGGTGTGGATGTTAATGAGGAATCTGATGGCATTGTCCAGGATGAATTTGAATGTCCTGACTCAGAATTCTATGAATTTACAGAAATAAGGTCGATTCAGAAGTTCGAACCTGGGCAGATCTGGGCTCTCTATAGTGATATGGACAAGTTCCCCAATTACTATGCCATCATAAAGAAAGTCGATCTCAAGAATAATAAAGTACAAGTGAAATGGCTTGATCTCTGTCCTCGGGGAGAGGAGGAGAAAAGATTGACTGGTAAAGAAGATCGGACTCTTGCGTGTGGAATCTTTAAGGTTTCCTCTGGCAATGATGGTACTACGACTTACACTGGTACAGAGTCATTTTCTCATCCTGTGGTTGCTAGATCAACTGGTAGAAAAAATGAATATGAAATAATCCCTCGCTTCCGTGACATCTGGGCCGTTTACAAGAACTGGAGGGCTGGATGGACTGCAGAAGACTTtaaaaactgtgagtatgaatttGTGGAGATTGTTGGCCAGACTGATTCGTCCATACAAGTTCAGCCTTTAGGAAAGGTGGATGGCTACAGGGCAGTATTTCGAAGAGGGGCAGATGTGAAAACAATAAGCAAGGATGAGTACCCAAAGTTCGCTCACCACGTCCCTTGCTTCCGTCTGACAAATGAAAAAGCAGGCAAGCTTCGAGGCTGTTTCGAGCTCGATCCTTATTCAGTGCCTGAGGTGTTTCTCTACACCAGTTAA